The nucleotide window GGGATCCTGGAGATGATTTAGAGGACTGGGGATAGAGTATGTACAATAATTACATTGTTATTTTACTTTCTAGGTTATCCTGGCTGCATTATACATAGATTATAATATGGTAAACTGACCCAAATTATTCTATTTTCCTTTATTAAACCCAGATAGATATAATCCTGGTTGAAATAGGGTCATCTGcaaaattgtatagatgtttaaTACTTCAAAGCTTAATCAAATCCAGGACTGGATAGAATAGTTGCATTTGAAGGAGTTTACACCGCTTATATGAGCTAAGATATCTGCTGAATCAACCacgtcttcttcttctttcactattatctgcaggaaaaaaaaaatggcaGGCAAGGAGAGGGTCACAATCCAAATTTAAAGAAGACAAAACTAATGTGAAAGTGTGATAGTTTGGACTTTTTGATAttggagaaaaagaaaaatgatgtAAAATGGGTTATAAGAATCTTACATTGTCGTCATCCTCTTCATGATTGCTGCAAGCAGCTCTGTTGGTCTCTCCATAGTCATCATTCTTTGCAAACCTTCCTCTGACTCGAGGCCGGCTATCTGCCAGTGTTTTGCGACAGGCATACTGCAAATTTTCTTTAAGCATTAGTAATAAGAACACTAATGTCTTTCAAGGCAGAAATAAAAGCATGGAGGCATGTTCCGAGACAAAGAGAGGGAGaaccttgattttcttgctgaaATTCCTTTCATTCCTTTTCTTCATGTACCTATGGATCTTCTCCTTCCTTTGCTCAACTGAGAGTTTGCCAACTTTGAAAGTCGAATCTTCCAAACCTGAAATATCTGACGCCAAAGGAGTAGAATTCCCAGCTCCACCCACCAATTGCTGTGTTTCATTGTTGAGTGCCTTCCAAAGgacatgataagaaaattaaaagCGTACAACAAGCATAATTAGATACTTCATATACATCTTCCTTCATTTGGGATATAGATATAATACTTCCAGTACAGGCGACTTAATTTTGCCCAGAAACGATTGATTAACTAATTGGCTTCAGAATGTGAAGATAAAGAACTAATTCAATAACCTTTATCACAAGTTAGAAAATAGTTAGATAACCTACTCAAGATCAAGAAAATTTTCGTCTTATTTGGCATGCCCTCTCTGTGGGTTGTTGAAGGTACTCAAAGTTGTTAccttaaataatattatatacatATATTGTTCTATGTATATAATTTATGTGTTGTTAATACCTGTAGGTCTGCTGGGTTAAAGACTCGAGGGATCGTATCGGGGCAGTAAATTCCACCATTGTCACCCTGATATTCATATTCTTGTGGTTGCAATTCGGAACCCAGAAGAATACCTCCAGGGAAAATCCCAGAACTGTCAACAGATAATGCAGCAGCTATGGTCCCAGCAGATATGTACGTGCTCTTAGCAGGACCAAGAAATGCACAAGAAGGGGAAGAAGGGTTCAAAGGCACATAAGAAGGAACTGAAGACAAGCAATCTTCTTCAAAAACTGATGGCAATTGATGCCCCATAAGTGGGGGAGCAGAATCAGCAGGGTACTGGGTTAGCCCATCAGCAGACACGATATCTGATAGTGTGAGTTGAGGTTGGATGGAAGAGAAATCAAATTGGTCATGATGGGTAGTGACAAACTGGGGGACAGGAAATGTAGGGGATGAAGAAAAGTCTATGGAAGCTGAAATTTCATTATCGAGCTCATCTTGGGAATCAAAAATAAGGGACAGATTGTTATTGTTAATGTTATTTGTATTATCAGCTGCAGTGGTGGTGGCGCTAGCAGTGGTGGTGCTAGTAGTTGTGAGGGTGGTGTTGCTAGTAGTTGCGGGGGTGGTGGTGCTATTATTTCCATTATTATCTCGGCAGCTGTTGAACTCCTCAATATCTGGTGGCAATGAAAGATTATTTGTATAGGGAGGATTCTCCTCATAGCAGCAGTTCGAACTCGAAGTGACTTCAGAATTTTGCATGAAGAATTCAGGGTCCCAGAAATCCAAAATCTGAGCACTAAGTGGGCTGGAAACATCATCCTGTAAAACAGTGAAAAACGGTGTTAAGATCATGAATCACCTAACTACCATAACCAACATATGCAATACTTATATACATATATCTGATGATGCTACTAATATGATTGGGCTCAACCTTTCCTTTAGGCACACGACAAGCATGATTCTTCATTGTTTATGGGTTTGGATCTAATTCTTGATCTTTGATCGATGCGATGTATCTGTTCACATAGGCCATGATTTGATAaagacatcaaacttaaaagggtAATATTCTCCAATCAAGCTGAATTTATGCCTGAAAGCCATCAAGGGTGCGGTTACTCTAAGGAGTGCTAGATGTCAATTAACTGAGCTTTCAGTTCATCACATATGCATACTCTGTATTACGTTGGAGCAATTCAAATGGGACATATACCTAGCTAGATAGCTAGCCTACTTCATGATGTGGTTAACAAGCACCAACCTTGTTTCCATATTTGATTAAAAACACATCAATTCTCCAAAGGAGGAGAATATCATGTGTGGATATTTTGTATGTATAGCAGAAAGAGATTGTGTATCTGTGCTCCATGTGACATGTAGGAACAAGTCTAAGCCAAGATTAGCAAGAAAACTAAATAGCATTATCAAGAATCAACTTCATGATATGGTTTTCTTTTTCACTCAAAACATAGAAAAAGCCAAGTTCCAACAATTAAAACAATTGGGATTGAAAGGGAATTAATTAGAGAGGACCCAACATGGTTAGCCATGTGAAAGTGCTGTGATTATGACACTTTGGTCAGTCTAATTGACAAAAAGAATCCAAGATCAGAAAAATTTGACACATTTATTCCAAAATGATCAGAATAGAAAGTTGATATTACTGTCAGCAAAGTGAAAAATATTACATTGAGGATGGGCACCCTTAAGATAATGACAGTTTGGTGCGGACATATATGCGTGCTTGGTCTCAAGATTGAAAAATTGTCTTTTGATGATATGGATGTAGATACAAGTTCAATTTGACTTCTCACTCTCTGATTCATTCAATTTGATAAAGAGTTGCACATAAACAAACCAATTAAGAACATTTTCTTTTGCAAGTGACTCTCTAAGCTAACTCTCCCCCGGCCCCCACCCATCCATATCAAGCATCTAATTCTTGGCTTGAAATCCCAGTTCATTATCATCAACATGGGAGGGAAaacgattattattattattattattattattattattagtattattattataataacaaCTGAGGAGATGTTTGAAAGAAGCACTCGGCCTGCCATGAATCAGaaaaatgccaaaaaaaaaaaaaaaaaaaacaaaactatCAACTTTTCTAGTTAGCATTCAATCAAACAAATTGCAAAGAGAAGcaataaaaaatgaaaagaaaaacaccCATGAATATATCTCACAAAATTCAAAAAGCTTATAATTTGCatgaaaattttaattctaaTAGATATAAATGCCAAAACAATCCATACCCTAAAACACCAACAATACAAGAATCAATCTGGAAGAAGAAATTGAACTCGAAAATGCAAAAGAAAACATATACAAGAAAGAACAACAAGATGATTGAAGACATTACTGAATGAAAGAAAATGCAAATAATATattcaagaaagaaagaaggaaaattacaATTGGTGGCTGATCGGGAGGTGGATGAATCACGTCCTGCAACATCGTTTTGCTTTTGCTTGTTATGAAAGGATTGTTTTGTCAGCAAGGTTTTTTTCATTGCAAAGAACAACATATGACAACACCTGGTCTTAGCTTATTCAAATGTATGACAAAAATTAACGTACCCCAACCCTCCATTATAACTGAAAAAcacaagaaaagaaagagaaagatagTCTAAGTTGTGGAGAAATCTGAGAGAGTATGTGAACAATTATCCTGATCCTGAGAGGAGACAAGTTTGGTTTTTTGCATTAGTTAATTATAATGGCCAAGAAAAAGAAGGGTGGCAATGGGGCTGTCCTAAAAGTTAGTTATATTTATATAGGGGGAAGGTTGAGTAGTTTGGGGTGTCCGTACAGGGTGCCAGCGTGGCACTCCCTTTTTGTGTCAACCCGAGAGACGTGGATAACCGCCAGTTTTATCATTTGTCAAAATATCATTCCCATTCCCATTCCCATTCCCAAGTAGGCAAAGCTTGAGCCACACTGAAATTTTATCCTTTGGAATAATAGGAAAGGAATTTTGACTAATAATAATTTGGTCTTCAAAGGATAATCATCAAGTTGTTTTCTCTTGATTCCACTGCGTCTAAGGAAATGACCCATCATCttcatcaattaattaatttaatgtgATTTCATTTTGAAATTGAGTCAATTTAATTCTAAATCAGACCGTGTTGAAATCTAAATACATCTACGAAAAATGCATTTGATTTCACTTAAATGTCCTTCTCCTTTTCTTTTGATATTTGACAATTGATGTTCATATTCATATTTATGCACATTCTTATCATCTGGAGTTTGGAACCAATGAAATGGTGTCACATATTGGAAGTGAATAAGGGTGGTCAAAATATTCCATTGTGTAACAGCACTCTTGATGCCTCAAATTAATGTTATAAAAAGGGAACTGAAGCCAGTTTCTCTATAAAATTTCTCAAttctgagtttttttttttttttttatatatatatatatatatatatatacttagatTCAACTGAAActaaaactcaaaattttataattttgaagataattgtaatactATTAAGTTAAAGCATATTGATTAATTTTgagtatttttaaatattttcttttgtgtattttttttttcaatttgaaaATTGACACTTTCTCAATGTTTCTCTTCAAATCACAGTTTCCACAGTTGCGTAAGAACTTTCAACATGGGTTAAGAGTTGTCATTATTTGACGCAGAGTGGATTTATTGCCAAAAATTTGGAGAGTGACTGCCAAGTTTCTTTAATTGGCTATAACTTTATATCATgccctttttttttatatatatattatgttccCCAATAGACATGATATTGAAGACAACACAACTTCACATATTTCTGCTTTCTAGCCCCATGTGCACTGCCATTCTAGTTAGGGATGAATAGCACTTGAGAGGCTATAAATAGGACAAATAACAAGTAATCCCTTGATTAAGCATTTTATTAACACTACATTAAATTTCATATTGtgaaaaattaactttatttgttttaattaattaatttaaaattaaaacttagttattattattatattaaaaaaaaagataagtAGGCTATTTCGTATTCTTGATAGAAAATATTATGCTCATTACACTTGAATGCATACGAAGGAATCACACAGCGCACGAAAAATCATAGAAAAAATGTTAGTACTTTTGACAGGTTCCCTTAAGACTTAAACATCTTTTAAAGTGGTAAAGCatataaagagaaaagaaataaagcaaGTAACAAAGCTTAAACACACTGCAAAAGGATTCCACTTATTTTGATTCCCAGTTGAGCAAAAAAGAAGGGCTAAGTACATAAGAACCATCAGTAAAGTGTCTTATCTATACTGAATTTCTTTGCATCAACCTATACCTTTGATGAAAATCTTTTCACACAGAGAACAGGATCCCTTAGCCTTTCAGTCTCACAAGGCTTGCAAAATCATCCTTGAACTCCAATTGCCTAGCAGCATAGACTCAGCAGCAGGCCTCATGCCTGTTTTTCCACTTGTCTAACTCATTTTAAGATTATGCTATATGCTGTAGTAGTCTAGTTCTTTCACTTAATATCAGTCCTTTTGGCTCATCTGGTAATGACAAATTCTCTTCTAGGGAGCTTCCACTTTTCCCATTTCTGCAAAATTCGACTGAGAAAAAATGGGTTTCCCATGTTCTGTGGAAAGTCTTCTTCGCGTTAATAATCTACTTACTTGGTATTGGAGATAATGTTGTGCTGTACTTTTGTTAATCATGAAACATCAAAATATTC belongs to Hevea brasiliensis isolate MT/VB/25A 57/8 chromosome 4, ASM3005281v1, whole genome shotgun sequence and includes:
- the LOC110657821 gene encoding two-component response regulator-like PRR73 isoform X2; translated protein: MKNHACRVPKGKDDVSSPLSAQILDFWDPEFFMQNSEVTSSSNCCYEENPPYTNNLSLPPDIEEFNSCRDNNGNNSTTTPATTSNTTLTTTSTTTASATTTAADNTNNINNNNLSLIFDSQDELDNEISASIDFSSSPTFPVPQFVTTHHDQFDFSSIQPQLTLSDIVSADGLTQYPADSAPPLMGHQLPSVFEEDCLSSVPSYVPLNPSSPSCAFLGPAKSTYISAGTIAAALSVDSSGIFPGGILLGSELQPQEYEYQGDNGGIYCPDTIPRVFNPADLQALNNETQQLVGGAGNSTPLASDISGLEDSTFKVGKLSVEQRKEKIHRYMKKRNERNFSKKIKYACRKTLADSRPRVRGRFAKNDDYGETNRAACSNHEEDDDNIIVKEEEDVVDSADILAHISGVNSFKCNYSIQSWI
- the LOC110657821 gene encoding two-component response regulator-like PRR73 isoform X1, with protein sequence MLQDVIHPPPDQPPIDDVSSPLSAQILDFWDPEFFMQNSEVTSSSNCCYEENPPYTNNLSLPPDIEEFNSCRDNNGNNSTTTPATTSNTTLTTTSTTTASATTTAADNTNNINNNNLSLIFDSQDELDNEISASIDFSSSPTFPVPQFVTTHHDQFDFSSIQPQLTLSDIVSADGLTQYPADSAPPLMGHQLPSVFEEDCLSSVPSYVPLNPSSPSCAFLGPAKSTYISAGTIAAALSVDSSGIFPGGILLGSELQPQEYEYQGDNGGIYCPDTIPRVFNPADLQALNNETQQLVGGAGNSTPLASDISGLEDSTFKVGKLSVEQRKEKIHRYMKKRNERNFSKKIKYACRKTLADSRPRVRGRFAKNDDYGETNRAACSNHEEDDDNIIVKEEEDVVDSADILAHISGVNSFKCNYSIQSWI